The window AGTTTGGGGTCGGCGATATTCAGGAAGCGGCGCTCGCCGCCATGACCCTGGCAGACGGCGCACGGGCACCAGCCGCGCAGGTAGGCATAAGGGTAGTCGCTGCTGTGCCCATCACTCCAAGTGATCCGCACCAGCCCCGGCTCGCGCTGGTGGCGCACTTCGGTGGGGCGAACTTGGGCGCTCATTGTCCCGCCGGCGACCGGGTGCGGCCGCCGTCTTTCAACGCCGCCAGGAACTTGGCGACGGGCAGCGTATTGATCACGTCGGCCGGCTCGGCCCAGCCGCGCCGTGCGGTGGCAATGCCGTAGTCGATGAAGTGCAGGTGGGCGGCGCTGTGGGCGTCGGAATCGATGGCCAGCTTGACGCCGGCGGCGACGGCTTTGCGCACGTGCTCGTCTTTGAGATCGAGGCGCTCGGGGTAGGCGTCGATTTCGAGCACGGTGCCGGTGCGCTTGGCCGCGGCGATGACGGCGTCGAGATCGAGTTCGTACGCCGGGCGCTTGTTGATGACACGGCCGGTGGGATGAAACAGGATGTCGGCGTGCGGGTTCTCCATCGCCCGAATGATGCGCCGGGTCATCTCTTCGCGCGGCAGATTGAAATGCGAATGCACGGCAACGCCGACCACGTCGAGTTCCGCGAGCACCTCGTCGGCGATGTCGAGGGTACCGTCCTTGTTGATGTTAACCTCGGCCCCGGCGAGCAAGGTGAAGCCCTTCAGCTCGCGGTTGAGTTGGCGGATGGCCTTCATCTGCTCGCGCAGCTGGGCCTCGTCAGCGCCCATCATCGCCAGGCCTTTAGTGTGGTCGGTGATGGCGATGTAGCGGCGCCCGAGGCGGCGGGCGGCATCCACCATTTCCTCGATGGTGTTGGCGCCGTCGGTCCATTGGGTCTGGATCTGCACGTCGCCGCGCACTTGGCCGTA of the Deltaproteobacteria bacterium genome contains:
- a CDS encoding DUF971 domain-containing protein, with protein sequence MSAQVRPTEVRHQREPGLVRITWSDGHSSDYPYAYLRGWCPCAVCQGHGGERRFLNIADPKLAAIAAVGNYALRFTWEGGHDTGIYAYRYLRELCPCPACAAGS